The sequence below is a genomic window from Sorangiineae bacterium MSr12523.
TGAGCCTGAATAAATGCCCAATCAACGACGCCTACACGCACAATCCGGAGCAATGCGCGAAATGGACACCCGTGCACAATCACAATGCTCGTGCGTCACCGTGATCTGACATCCCACCTTCCGCTTTGTTGCCTGGATAAGCTTCCATTTGCCTAAATTTCCCCGATTGAATAAATTGGCGCATTGCAGCAACCAATTTGGATTGGGAACTACATTGACAGAATTCCATTGCCTGGATATTCGTTAGGAAACTTTCCTAACGAATTGGGAGGAAAAGCTCATGCAGATCCAATTGGTGCAGCATGCATCCCGACGAAGGTCTCTCCTTGACTGGGCGCGCCCGTGCACAGTGCTGGCTGCGGTGATCGCAGCAGGCGCAATGGCAATGGGCTGCGCGCAAGCCGAAGCAGATGACGAAACGTCATCCCAAGAAGTATCCAGCACGGCGCTCGCAGCCGGCGGCGACCTCGATGAGCCGCGCAAGAAGGACATTGCGATGCAAATCGTGTCCAGCGCGGAAAATTCCTCGCTCGACTGGAAGTCGCAATACAAATACATCGAAGATATTCACGATGGCCGCGGATACACGGCGGGCATCATTGGCTTTTGCTCCGGGACCGGCGACATGCTGGACCTCGTGGAGCATTACAAATCCTTGAAACCGGGAAACATTCTCGAAAAATACCTTCCGGCCCTTCGCAAGGTGGACGGGACCGACTCACACGCCGGTTTGGACCCGAATTACACGAAGGACTGGAAAACGGCCGCCAAGGATTCGGTGTTCCAGCGCGCTCAGAACGACGAGCGCGATCGCGTCTACTTCAATCCCGCCGTATCGCGGGCCAAGCAAGACGGGCTCGGAGCACTCGGTCAGTTTGCCTACTATGACGCGATTGTCATGCATGGTGACGGTGGCGATTCGTTGAGCTTCAGCTCTATCCGCAAAAATGCGCTGAAGAAGGCAAAACCACCGGCACAAGGTGGTAATGAAGTTACCTACCTAAACGCCTTCCTCGACGCGCGGGTCAAAGCCATGAAGGCTGAGCCGGAACACGAGGACACGAGCCGTGTGGATACGGCTCAACGCGTATTCCTCAAAAACGGCAATCTCGATCTGCATACGCCACTCGATTGGAAGGTATACGGAGACTCGTATCACATCGATTGAGTATTGACATATTGCGCTCGATTGATATTCGTTAAGAACATTTACGAACATCAGGGAGGCGCATCCCCCATGAAAACGCGATTCGTGTCTTCGATGGCAGCAAGCATTCTGGCGATTCTGTCCACAGTCGCCATCGGCTGTACCGCGGAATCTGCGGCACCGCAGAGCGTATCCGGCGCATTATTGGCGTCGGACCTCGAGGAGCCGCACAAAAAGGATATCGCGATGCAGCTCGTATCCAGCGCGGAGAACTCCTCGTTGGATTGGCGGGCACAATACAAGTACATCGAGGACATCGACGACGGCCGCGGCTACACCGCAGGCATCATCGGCTTTTGCTCCGGTACGGGCGATATGCTGCAGCTCGTGGAGCACTATCAAAACGTCAAACCAGGGAATATTCTCGAGCAGTACCTCCCTGCCCTGCGCAACGTAAACGGGACACCGTCCCACGAGGGGCTCGATCCGAATTATCCCGGCGATTGGGAAACGGCCGCGCAAGATCCGGATTTTCAGAGGGCGCAGGACTACGAACGCGATCGCGTCTATTTCAACCCTTCGGTGTCCCAGGCCAAACAGGATGGCCTCGGAGCGCTCGGCCAATTTGCCTATTACGACGCCATCGTCATGCACGGCAACGGCGGGGATCCGCTGAGTTTTGGCTCGATCCGCCGCAATGCCATGAACAACCGGCCCACCCCCGCGCAAGGAGGTGACGAAGTCGCCTACCTTCACGCCTTCCTCGATGCGCGGGTCGAGGCCATGAAGGCAGAACCCGAACACAGCAACACCAGCCGCGTCGACACCGCCCAGCGACGCTTCCTCAACGAAGGAAATCTGGACTTGCACACGCCACTCGTGTGGCACGTCTACGGCCAGGAATTCCGAATCGACGACTGAGACGGCTTTCGCGTTTGGTCGCGTTTTCGTCGCGTTCTGGAAGAACCTGTAGCACCATGCGGTGCATGACAGGAACGATGGTCCAAATCCAGACGGCCGATGGCGCGGCCAATGCCTACGTGTCGCGCCCCGCAGGAAACGGCCCATGGCCCGGCGTGCTCTTTCTCATGGACGGGCTGGGCCTTCGCGATGCGCTGTACGCCATGGCCGATCGCATGGCGTCGCACGGCTACCTCGTGCTGTTGCCGAATTTGTATTATCGCATTGGCGCCTACGAGCCATTCGATCCGCAGGCCGTCTTCGGGGGCAGCGGCCCCGAGTTCGATCGACTGATGCGCACGGTGACTTCGCTCGATCGCGAGGATGCCATGCGCGATGCCGGCGTGTGGTTCGATTTCCTCGATGCCCAGCCCGATGTGCGTGGCCGTGCGCACGGCGTGGTGGGCTATTGTCTGGGCGGCGGCTTGGCCATCGCCGCCGCATGCAAACACCCCGCGCGCATCGGGGTGGCGGCCTCCTTTCACGGGGGCGGCTTCGTCACGGAACCCGCCAGCACCGAGATCATCGCCGCGCAGGTGCGCGCCCCGATTTACATCGGCGTGGCGGAGATCGATCGGCGACATACCGCCGCAACGTCGGCCGGGCTCGAGGCCGCGCTGGCACGCGCCGCAGTACCCCATGCGGTGGAGCTTTATCCCGGCTCGGCGCACGGCTTTGCCGTCGTCGATTTGCCTGCATACGACGCGGCCTCCGCCGAGCGCCATTGGGAGCGGCTGCTCGCCTATTTGAAGTACCTCGAAGGCTAACGCACGAGCGCGGGGCGCTTCGGGTCGAAGGACCAGTCGGGAACGAGGTAACGCATCGCGGCCGCATCGTCGCGCCCGCCGAGGGCATGACATTGGTAAAGCTCGTGGGCGAGTTCGAGCTGCTCGGAATCGAGCTCGATGCCGAGGCCGGGCGCGTCGGGTACGGCGATGTGACCGCCCTCGATGCGCAGCGGCGCGCGGGTGAGGCGCTGGCCGTCTTGCCAGATCCAGTGCGTGTCGATGGCCGTGATGTCGCCCGGCGCGGCGGCGGCAACGTGCGTGAACATGGCCAGCGAAATGTCGAAATGGTTGTTCGAGTGCGAACCCCAGGTCAAATTCCAGCTTTCGAAGCTCGCACAGAGCTGCGCGACCCGCACGGAGCCGGCCATTGTCCAAAAATGGGGATCGGCCAGCGGAATGTGCACCGCGCCGGCGCGGATGGCGTGCCCGAGCTGACGCCAATCCGTGGCAATCATGTTGGTCGCCGTGCGCAGCCCCGTCGCACGCGCGAATTCGGCCATGGTCTCGCGACCGGAAAAGCCGTTTTCGGCACCGCACGGATCCTCCGCGTAGGCGAGCACCCCGGCGAGGTCGCGCCCGATGCGAATGGCCTCGCGAAGTGACCATGCCCCATTGGGATCGAGCGTGATGCGCGCATCGGGAAATCGCAAGGCCAATGCGCGCACGGCCTCTGCCTCCTCGTCGGCGCGAAGGACACCGCCTTTGAGCTTGAAGTCGCGAAAGCCATAACGGTG
It includes:
- the gudD gene encoding glucarate dehydratase (catalyzes the formation of 5-keto-4-deoxy-D-glucarate from glucarate); the protein is MRVIPVAGQDSMLLNLSGAHAPFFTRNVVVLEDSAGNKGLGEVPGGEGIRRTLEDARSLVVGQPIATYHRVLDAVRARFEDRDAEGRGAQTFDQRITIHAVTAIESALLDLLGKHLDVPVCALLGDGQQRPHVPVLGYLFYIGDRRRTDLPYREGTQDDAWMRLRDEEALTPEAIVRLAEAAEHRYGFRDFKLKGGVLRADEEAEAVRALALRFPDARITLDPNGAWSLREAIRIGRDLAGVLAYAEDPCGAENGFSGRETMAEFARATGLRTATNMIATDWRQLGHAIRAGAVHIPLADPHFWTMAGSVRVAQLCASFESWNLTWGSHSNNHFDISLAMFTHVAAAAPGDITAIDTHWIWQDGQRLTRAPLRIEGGHIAVPDAPGLGIELDSEQLELAHELYQCHALGGRDDAAAMRYLVPDWSFDPKRPALVR
- a CDS encoding dienelactone hydrolase family protein, giving the protein MTGTMVQIQTADGAANAYVSRPAGNGPWPGVLFLMDGLGLRDALYAMADRMASHGYLVLLPNLYYRIGAYEPFDPQAVFGGSGPEFDRLMRTVTSLDREDAMRDAGVWFDFLDAQPDVRGRAHGVVGYCLGGGLAIAAACKHPARIGVAASFHGGGFVTEPASTEIIAAQVRAPIYIGVAEIDRRHTAATSAGLEAALARAAVPHAVELYPGSAHGFAVVDLPAYDAASAERHWERLLAYLKYLEG